The Methylotenera sp. G11 genome includes a window with the following:
- a CDS encoding sulfate adenylyltransferase subunit 1 — protein sequence MTSTHTNQNTNHNDSLLRFMTCGSVDDGKSTLIGRLLFDTKTILADTLSQIERTSQKRGMEAVDLSLLTDGLQAEREQGITIDVAYRYFSTGTRKYIIADAPGHEQYTRNMVTAASTANLAIILIDARKGVLTQTRRHTYLAHLVGIPHIVVAVNKMDLVNYDQAIYDKICADYLDFANEIGLAQSKTAAGNDISFIPMSALNGDMLVDRLDNMPWYTGQTMLEKLEAAPTAHSEHAEAFRFPVQFVCRPHASDDHELHDFRGFMGRIESGEIAVGDAVTVLPNGYTSKVKAIQLGEEKLQSATTEQSVTLLLEDEIDTSRGDMIVKSSDVKEPVKQIEAFVCWLSETPMSPARTYVVRHTTRESKAKIGTISYKVDVNTLEQQAATDLKMNDIARISFKLAQPLMVDSYADNRSTGAFIIIDESSNNTVGAGMII from the coding sequence ATGACAAGCACACATACAAATCAGAACACTAACCATAACGACAGCCTGTTGCGCTTCATGACTTGCGGCAGCGTAGATGATGGCAAAAGCACTTTAATCGGCCGTTTGCTTTTTGACACCAAAACGATTCTGGCAGATACGCTTTCACAAATTGAACGCACTTCACAAAAACGCGGTATGGAAGCTGTTGACCTGTCACTGCTGACGGACGGCCTGCAAGCCGAGCGTGAGCAAGGCATCACGATTGACGTGGCCTATCGCTATTTCAGCACCGGCACACGCAAATACATCATTGCCGATGCGCCTGGCCATGAGCAATACACGCGCAACATGGTGACAGCAGCTTCTACGGCAAACCTTGCCATTATTCTGATCGATGCGCGCAAAGGCGTGTTGACGCAGACTCGCCGCCATACTTACCTCGCACATCTGGTAGGCATTCCGCATATTGTAGTAGCCGTGAACAAGATGGACCTGGTCAATTACGATCAGGCGATCTATGACAAAATCTGTGCCGACTACCTGGATTTCGCAAATGAAATCGGCCTGGCGCAAAGCAAAACTGCAGCCGGTAACGACATCAGCTTTATCCCGATGTCAGCACTGAATGGCGATATGCTGGTTGACCGCCTCGACAATATGCCCTGGTACACCGGCCAGACCATGCTGGAGAAACTGGAAGCCGCCCCTACCGCCCATTCTGAACATGCAGAGGCATTCCGCTTCCCGGTGCAGTTCGTATGCCGACCACATGCTTCCGATGATCATGAGCTTCATGATTTCCGCGGCTTTATGGGGCGCATTGAATCAGGCGAAATTGCCGTAGGCGATGCGGTGACGGTATTACCGAATGGCTATACCTCTAAGGTTAAAGCCATTCAATTGGGTGAAGAAAAACTGCAATCGGCCACCACCGAACAAAGCGTCACCCTGCTGCTGGAAGACGAGATCGATACTTCACGTGGCGACATGATTGTGAAATCGAGCGATGTAAAAGAGCCGGTTAAGCAGATAGAGGCTTTTGTCTGCTGGCTATCGGAAACGCCGATGTCACCTGCACGCACTTATGTCGTTCGCCACACTACACGCGAATCCAAAGCCAAAATCGGCACTATCAGCTATAAAGTCGATGTCAATACGCTGGAACAGCAGGCCGCCACTGACCTTAAAATGAATGATATCGCCCGCATCAGTTTCAAACTGGCGCAGCCATTAATGGTTGACAGCTATGCAGATAACCGCAGCACCGGTGCTTTTATCATTATTGATGAATCAAGCAACAACACAGTTGGCGCCGGCATGATCATCTAG
- the pqqC gene encoding pyrroloquinoline-quinone synthase PqqC, which translates to MTEQLAPWSKEEFEAKLREKGKGYHIYHPIHVLMYEGKLSQPQMQAWVANRYYYQIAIPMKDAAILSNCPDRELRRGWIQRIFDHDGSGQIAEGGEGGIEAWIHLGHAVGLTREEVMSQKLVAPGTRFAVDAYINFAKQRPWQESVCSSLTELFAPHIHQQRIDSWPDMYPWINPEGMQYFKNRLTQARRDVEQGLQVTLDYFGQSRALQERALEILQFKLDVLWVMADAIMLQSTDIKVEGRDYLRQPVMNVS; encoded by the coding sequence ATGACTGAACAATTAGCACCATGGAGCAAAGAAGAGTTTGAAGCTAAATTGCGTGAAAAAGGCAAGGGTTACCATATTTACCATCCGATTCATGTGCTGATGTATGAGGGTAAATTATCACAACCGCAGATGCAGGCATGGGTAGCAAACCGTTATTACTACCAGATCGCTATTCCGATGAAAGATGCAGCGATTCTTTCAAACTGTCCTGACCGTGAATTGCGCCGTGGCTGGATCCAGCGCATTTTTGACCATGACGGCAGCGGCCAGATCGCCGAAGGCGGTGAAGGCGGTATCGAGGCATGGATTCATCTGGGGCATGCCGTAGGTTTGACGCGAGAAGAAGTGATGTCCCAGAAACTGGTGGCCCCAGGCACCAGATTCGCAGTGGATGCCTATATCAATTTTGCAAAACAGCGCCCGTGGCAGGAGTCTGTGTGTTCCAGCCTGACAGAATTGTTTGCGCCGCACATTCACCAGCAGCGTATTGATTCATGGCCTGATATGTATCCGTGGATCAATCCTGAAGGCATGCAATACTTTAAGAACCGCCTGACACAGGCGCGTCGTGACGTCGAGCAGGGACTGCAAGTGACCCTGGATTATTTTGGCCAGAGCCGTGCCTTGCAGGAACGTGCATTGGAAATCCTGCAGTTCAAACTTGATGTGCTGTGGGTCATGGCTGATGCAATCATGCTCCAAAGCACAGACATCAAGGTGGAAGGTCGCGATTACCTGCGCCAGCCAGTCATGAACGTGAGTTAA
- the pqqD gene encoding pyrroloquinoline quinone biosynthesis peptide chaperone PqqD produces MDIQIQYADIYALAHHHRFQWEEAQNSYVILFPEGMVKLHGGAGEVLKRVDGKATVGAIVAELKAAFPDAEDIESDITGMFELAYGKGWLRKVQ; encoded by the coding sequence ATGGATATTCAAATACAGTATGCCGATATTTATGCGCTTGCACATCACCATCGTTTTCAGTGGGAAGAAGCGCAGAACAGTTATGTGATACTTTTTCCCGAAGGCATGGTCAAACTGCATGGAGGTGCCGGTGAAGTGTTGAAACGGGTAGACGGCAAGGCGACAGTAGGGGCCATCGTGGCGGAGCTGAAAGCCGCCTTCCCCGATGCCGAGGATATCGAAAGCGACATTACCGGGATGTTTGAGCTTGCATACGGCAAAGGCTGGCTGCGTAAGGTTCAGTAA
- a CDS encoding YgjP-like metallopeptidase domain-containing protein, producing MTAPLQYLQHYPASLQDKIRQLHRQNQLGDYIAQRYPQSHSIQTDKALYEYSTEIKQAYLRNAPLLDKVHYDNRLSIEQHALGLNTAISRVQGSKLKAKKEIRISSFFKETPAEFLRMIVIHELAHLKERNHDKAFYQLCQYMEPNYHQYEFDCRVYLFWKNDSKTAIG from the coding sequence ATGACCGCCCCGCTTCAATACCTGCAGCATTACCCTGCGTCTCTGCAGGATAAAATCCGCCAACTGCACCGGCAGAACCAGCTTGGCGACTATATCGCGCAACGCTATCCGCAATCGCACAGCATCCAGACCGATAAAGCCCTGTATGAATACAGCACCGAGATCAAGCAGGCCTACCTGCGCAACGCACCGCTGCTGGACAAAGTGCATTACGACAACAGGTTAAGCATAGAACAGCATGCATTAGGGCTCAATACCGCAATCTCACGGGTACAGGGCAGCAAACTCAAGGCAAAAAAAGAAATCCGCATTTCTTCGTTCTTCAAGGAAACACCGGCTGAATTCCTGCGCATGATCGTGATACATGAACTGGCTCACCTGAAGGAACGCAACCATGATAAAGCGTTTTATCAGTTGTGCCAGTACATGGAACCCAATTACCACCAGTACGAATTTGACTGCCGTGTTTACCTGTTCTGGAAGAACGACAGCAAAACTGCCATCGGTTAG
- the pqqE gene encoding pyrroloquinoline quinone biosynthesis protein PqqE: MTQASLGESVVQKTVHAATNNGVAASVTQTQPLWLLAEVTYRCPLHCAFCYNPTDFDKHTQNELTTEQWIQALRDARKLGAIQLGISGGEPLLRDDIEDIVIEAKKLGYYSNLITSGVGLTEKRIQAFKEGGLDHIQLSMHDITEEINNFITNTKTFELKKKVAAMIKGHGYPMVLNVVIHRYNIGHMKEILEMADALGAEYIELANTQYYGWSLVNRSQLMPTREQVEEAEKITNEFREKSGSKMKIFFVVPDYFSDRPKKCMNGWGEVFMIVTANGDVLPCHSARVLPGMKFPNVKDTDLGWSWKDSPAFNKYRGNSWMKEPCRSCDEKEKDLGGCRCQSFLLTGDAEAADPVCSKSPHHHLIEKAIEDAQNPVIAARPILFRNDKNSKKIISGELKTLTDEFHALP; this comes from the coding sequence ATGACACAAGCCTCTTTAGGTGAATCAGTCGTACAAAAAACCGTGCATGCCGCTACCAATAACGGGGTTGCGGCCAGCGTGACACAAACACAGCCATTATGGCTGCTGGCTGAAGTGACGTATCGCTGCCCGCTGCATTGTGCATTTTGTTACAACCCGACTGATTTTGATAAACATACCCAGAATGAACTGACTACCGAACAATGGATACAGGCATTGCGTGATGCACGCAAGCTGGGGGCGATCCAGCTAGGTATTTCAGGCGGTGAACCACTGCTGCGTGATGATATTGAAGATATCGTGATCGAAGCGAAAAAACTGGGTTATTACAGCAACCTGATTACATCCGGTGTCGGCTTGACCGAAAAACGCATCCAGGCTTTTAAAGAAGGTGGTTTGGACCATATTCAGCTTTCGATGCACGATATTACCGAAGAGATCAACAACTTCATCACCAATACCAAGACCTTCGAACTGAAGAAAAAAGTCGCAGCGATGATCAAAGGCCATGGTTACCCCATGGTGCTTAACGTAGTGATCCACCGCTATAACATCGGCCATATGAAAGAGATCCTGGAAATGGCAGATGCGCTTGGCGCTGAATATATCGAACTCGCCAATACGCAGTATTACGGCTGGTCATTAGTCAACCGCAGTCAGCTGATGCCAACCAGGGAGCAGGTCGAAGAAGCGGAAAAAATCACCAACGAGTTCAGGGAAAAGTCCGGCAGCAAGATGAAAATATTTTTCGTCGTACCGGATTATTTCTCCGACCGCCCTAAGAAGTGTATGAATGGCTGGGGCGAAGTGTTCATGATCGTGACAGCAAACGGCGATGTGTTGCCATGTCACTCCGCACGCGTATTACCTGGCATGAAGTTCCCGAATGTTAAAGATACAGACCTGGGCTGGAGCTGGAAGGATTCACCGGCGTTCAACAAATACCGTGGCAACAGCTGGATGAAGGAGCCATGTCGAAGCTGTGATGAAAAAGAAAAAGACCTGGGCGGCTGCCGCTGCCAGTCATTCTTGCTGACAGGCGATGCTGAAGCGGCCGATCCGGTATGCAGTAAATCACCGCACCATCACCTGATTGAGAAAGCGATTGAAGATGCGCAAAACCCGGTCATTGCTGCGCGGCCAATACTGTTTCGCAATGACAAGAACTCGAAGAAGATTATTTCAGGCGAGCTTAAAACGCTGACTGATGAGTTCCATGCACTGCCATAA
- the pqqB gene encoding pyrroloquinoline quinone biosynthesis protein PqqB, whose product MHIHVLGAGAGGGFPQWNCNCFNCDGLRKGTIKATKRTQSSICVSGDGVNWVLFNASPDVLQQIQDFAPLQPGRAVRDTGIQAIVLIDAQIDHTTGLYMLREGSVKREIYCTEAVYGDLTSGNQVLNILGHYCGINHHDVPIDGQTSFTIPNVPNLRFTTVALKSAAPPYSPHRNNPQPGDTIGVLIEEISTGKKCWYSPGLAEIEPHLPVLMNQADCIMVDGTFWTDTEMLDLGLMTKTARSIGHNPQSGPGGMIENLDKFGDVRKVLIHINNTNPILREDSAERAILNEHKIEVAYDGMDIIL is encoded by the coding sequence ATGCACATACATGTATTAGGCGCAGGTGCCGGCGGCGGATTCCCGCAGTGGAACTGTAATTGTTTTAATTGTGATGGTTTACGTAAAGGTACAATCAAGGCGACAAAACGCACGCAGTCATCAATCTGCGTAAGTGGCGATGGCGTTAACTGGGTATTGTTCAATGCATCGCCGGATGTCCTGCAGCAAATCCAGGATTTCGCTCCACTGCAGCCAGGCCGTGCAGTACGCGATACCGGCATACAGGCGATTGTGCTGATTGACGCACAGATTGACCATACCACAGGTCTGTACATGCTGCGCGAAGGCTCAGTGAAACGCGAGATCTACTGTACAGAGGCCGTGTACGGCGATTTAACCAGTGGTAACCAGGTCCTGAATATATTGGGGCATTACTGCGGTATCAATCATCATGATGTGCCGATCGATGGCCAGACCAGCTTTACTATCCCGAATGTGCCAAATCTTAGATTTACGACGGTTGCCTTGAAGAGCGCTGCGCCTCCATACTCACCGCACCGTAACAACCCGCAGCCGGGCGACACGATAGGCGTGCTGATCGAAGAAATCAGCACCGGTAAAAAATGCTGGTATTCACCGGGTCTGGCCGAAATCGAGCCGCATCTTCCAGTGCTGATGAACCAGGCTGATTGCATCATGGTCGACGGTACTTTCTGGACGGATACCGAAATGCTGGATCTAGGCCTGATGACCAAGACTGCACGCAGTATTGGCCACAACCCGCAGTCAGGGCCTGGCGGCATGATTGAAAACCTGGATAAATTCGGTGATGTGCGCAAAGTCTTGATACACATCAACAATACCAACCCTATTTTGCGTGAAGATTCTGCCGAGCGTGCGATTTTGAATGAACACAAAATCGAAGTCGCTTATGACGGTATGGATATCATCTTATGA
- a CDS encoding multidrug effflux MFS transporter, which produces MKPQLSPLFLSVVLASLAALAPFAIDTYLPAFPVLENDFQATSLQLQQSLTFYLLPYALMTLWHGAISDSIGRISAIKWGLGVFVIASIGCAFASNIETLWFFRALQGLSGGAGNVVARAMVRDLFSGAQAQRVMATVQMLFGIAPAIAPIIGGLLLGIHWQAIFIFLALYSGASLLAAMRYLPETMPAGKRVPLSARQVIKDYRAIFGDKEFNYVVFASGANFAGFFVYVLASPVFLVKHLGLGDHQFGWMFIPTVCGMVIGSYLAKRAAGKYAQNRVIKAAYWWMFAMAALNIFVCTVLPTNPVYNIAPVALFNVGMALAMPILSLAALDRHPKIRGTAASGQAFIQMLLSTVSAGVVVPLVWYAPSGLAIGMACYLLAGWLMMRQSKLWSSQV; this is translated from the coding sequence TTGAAACCCCAGTTATCCCCTTTATTTTTATCTGTCGTACTTGCAAGCCTGGCAGCACTGGCGCCGTTTGCAATAGACACCTACCTGCCGGCATTCCCGGTTTTAGAGAATGATTTCCAGGCGACATCGCTGCAATTGCAGCAAAGCCTTACGTTCTACCTATTGCCCTATGCGCTGATGACGCTGTGGCATGGCGCCATTTCTGATTCAATAGGGCGTATTTCAGCGATTAAGTGGGGCTTGGGCGTTTTTGTCATTGCCTCGATAGGCTGCGCTTTTGCAAGCAACATTGAAACCTTATGGTTCTTCCGTGCATTGCAGGGCTTGTCCGGCGGTGCCGGCAACGTCGTTGCACGGGCGATGGTACGTGACCTGTTTTCAGGCGCGCAAGCGCAGCGTGTCATGGCAACTGTGCAGATGCTGTTTGGCATTGCACCGGCTATCGCGCCGATCATCGGCGGGCTGCTGCTGGGTATCCACTGGCAGGCGATTTTTATATTCCTTGCCTTGTATTCAGGAGCCAGCCTGCTGGCGGCAATGCGCTATTTGCCCGAGACTATGCCGGCCGGGAAGCGTGTGCCACTGTCAGCCAGGCAGGTGATTAAAGATTACCGTGCTATTTTCGGTGATAAAGAATTTAATTATGTCGTGTTTGCTTCGGGCGCAAACTTTGCCGGCTTCTTTGTGTATGTATTGGCAAGCCCCGTCTTCCTCGTGAAGCATCTGGGGCTGGGTGACCACCAGTTCGGCTGGATGTTCATTCCTACGGTGTGCGGCATGGTGATCGGATCTTACCTGGCCAAGCGTGCAGCCGGGAAGTATGCGCAAAATAGAGTGATCAAGGCTGCTTATTGGTGGATGTTCGCAATGGCTGCACTGAATATATTCGTGTGCACTGTGCTGCCGACGAACCCGGTATATAACATTGCACCCGTTGCGTTGTTTAATGTAGGTATGGCGTTGGCAATGCCGATATTATCGCTGGCGGCGCTGGATCGGCACCCTAAAATTCGCGGCACTGCCGCCTCCGGGCAGGCGTTTATCCAGATGCTGCTGTCTACGGTATCAGCTGGTGTGGTGGTGCCGCTGGTGTGGTATGCGCCATCAGGGCTTGCGATAGGGATGGCTTGCTACCTGCTGGCGGGCTGGCTGATGATGCGCCAAAGCAAACTCTGGTCTAGCCAAGTATAG
- the fdxA gene encoding ferredoxin FdxA, whose protein sequence is MTYVVTENCIQCKFTDCVDVCPVDCFVEGPNFLAINPDECIDCTLCVAECPAEAIFAEDDVPEDQQDFIALNARLAKIWPVITSRKDALEDADAMNGVPEKRDLLIE, encoded by the coding sequence ATGACTTATGTCGTCACCGAAAACTGCATCCAATGTAAATTCACCGATTGCGTTGATGTATGCCCTGTCGATTGCTTTGTAGAAGGCCCTAATTTTCTGGCGATTAACCCGGACGAGTGCATCGACTGCACATTATGTGTTGCAGAATGTCCGGCGGAAGCGATTTTTGCAGAAGATGACGTGCCTGAAGATCAGCAGGACTTTATTGCACTGAACGCACGTCTGGCAAAAATATGGCCAGTGATTACTTCACGCAAAGACGCGCTGGAAGATGCCGATGCAATGAACGGCGTTCCGGAAAAACGTGATTTGCTGATTGAGTAA
- the cysD gene encoding sulfate adenylyltransferase subunit CysD — MTTSTKQPNNKPLSHLDWLESEAIYILREVAGQCSNPVLLFSGGKDSLCILRLAEKAFRPGKFPFPLMHIDTGHNYKEVIDFRDQRAAELGERLIVRSVEDSMKRGTVVLKSPDEPRNKHQSVTLLEAIEEFGFDCCIGGARRDEEKARAKERIMSFRDEFGQWDPKNQRPELWDLYNARSHKGENIRAFPISNWTEMDVWQYIEREKLELPSIYFAHQRDVVMRGGAIVPINVPLTNGEVINPPKAGEEVINMQVRFRTVGDITCTAPVISDADNVSKIVLETATTTITERGATRLDDQTSDASMEQRKKEGYF, encoded by the coding sequence ATGACAACATCAACTAAACAACCTAACAATAAACCTCTTTCGCACCTGGACTGGCTCGAATCCGAAGCTATTTACATCCTGCGCGAAGTTGCAGGCCAATGCTCAAACCCGGTTCTGCTGTTTTCAGGCGGCAAAGACTCTCTCTGTATTTTACGTCTGGCGGAAAAAGCCTTCCGCCCCGGGAAATTTCCGTTCCCGCTGATGCATATCGACACCGGCCACAACTATAAGGAAGTGATCGACTTCCGTGACCAGCGCGCGGCAGAACTCGGTGAACGCCTGATCGTACGTTCAGTGGAAGACTCCATGAAACGCGGTACGGTCGTGCTGAAAAGTCCTGATGAACCACGCAACAAACACCAGTCGGTTACTTTGCTGGAAGCGATTGAAGAATTCGGTTTCGACTGCTGCATCGGCGGCGCACGCCGTGATGAAGAAAAAGCCCGCGCCAAAGAGCGCATCATGAGTTTCCGTGATGAGTTCGGCCAATGGGACCCTAAAAACCAGCGCCCGGAATTGTGGGATCTCTACAACGCCCGCTCACACAAAGGTGAAAACATCCGCGCATTCCCGATCTCCAACTGGACGGAAATGGACGTCTGGCAGTACATTGAACGTGAAAAACTTGAATTGCCAAGCATTTACTTTGCACACCAGCGCGATGTTGTGATGCGCGGCGGCGCCATTGTGCCAATCAATGTGCCACTCACTAACGGTGAAGTCATCAACCCACCGAAAGCCGGTGAAGAAGTCATCAACATGCAGGTGCGCTTCAGAACTGTCGGTGACATTACCTGCACGGCGCCGGTGATCAGCGATGCGGACAACGTTTCAAAAATCGTGCTCGAAACCGCGACCACCACCATTACCGAGCGCGGCGCTACGCGTTTGGATGACCAGACCTCGGATGCTTCGATGGAACAACGTAAAAAAGAAGGTTACTTTTAA